From the genome of Verrucomicrobiota bacterium, one region includes:
- a CDS encoding HEAT repeat domain-containing protein, protein MKTTTKVWLGASALLALVVALICYRSKPAEPSYQGKSLSEWVGKIKAITFPEINLGSDSNTVQVAEALRAMGTNALPEILAMLDANDSIVHKYIRTINHRQNYGIPMGPEPEISRVQAVRAFTLLGAIAKPAIPQLVARLEDTNRTFDAAAALAGIGPDAYPQLLQALHHTNSEIRSQIAMGIGSHGSNASFAVPCLISMLYSSA, encoded by the coding sequence ATGAAAACCACGACGAAAGTATGGCTGGGCGCAAGCGCGCTGCTCGCCCTCGTCGTGGCGTTGATCTGCTACAGAAGCAAGCCCGCCGAACCCAGCTACCAGGGGAAGAGCCTGAGCGAGTGGGTAGGGAAGATTAAGGCGATCACCTTTCCCGAGATCAACCTCGGATCGGATTCGAACACGGTGCAAGTCGCGGAGGCCCTGCGGGCCATGGGCACCAATGCACTGCCGGAAATACTGGCCATGCTCGACGCGAATGACTCCATCGTCCATAAATATATCCGAACGATCAATCACCGCCAGAATTACGGAATCCCGATGGGTCCAGAGCCAGAGATAAGCAGAGTTCAGGCTGTCCGGGCGTTTACGCTGCTAGGGGCAATCGCTAAACCCGCCATCCCGCAATTAGTCGCCCGATTGGAGGATACCAACCGCACCTTCGATGCTGCTGCCGCCCTGGCAGGCATCGGACCTGATGCCTATCCGCAGTTATTGCAGGCCTTGCACCACACCAACAGTGAGATTCGAAGTCAAATTGCCATGGGGATCGGATCGCATGGAAGCAATGCGTCGTTCGCGGTACCCTGCTTGATCTCAATGCTATACAGCAGCGCATAA
- a CDS encoding choice-of-anchor R domain-containing protein: MINKPHSAMAANECEPHHANPVHHAFAQTPLLLAAALFASIAGTHAAVLVSNLGTTRGGTPGYEFATINNPSLGVGQDVANSFTTGNSATPLGSITLTCAGGFGSGFSAFLFSDATGVPGTSLTTLSGRIDPYGGGTFDYAPSSAFTLQANTTYWAVLSGINDGAAKRFPHGPAAPPVRLGL, translated from the coding sequence ATGATAAACAAGCCCCATTCCGCCATGGCGGCCAATGAATGTGAACCGCACCATGCCAATCCGGTCCACCACGCCTTTGCACAGACACCGCTCCTGCTGGCAGCGGCCTTATTCGCCAGCATTGCCGGCACCCACGCCGCCGTGCTGGTCTCCAATCTCGGGACGACTCGCGGTGGCACCCCTGGTTATGAGTTTGCCACAATTAATAATCCCTCACTCGGAGTGGGCCAAGACGTGGCCAATTCGTTCACGACGGGAAACAGCGCAACGCCGCTGGGCAGCATAACCCTGACCTGTGCGGGCGGTTTTGGCAGTGGCTTTTCCGCCTTCCTGTTTAGTGACGCGACTGGTGTGCCGGGCACTTCGCTCACGACGTTGAGCGGACGAATTGATCCTTATGGTGGTGGCACTTTCGATTACGCCCCCTCAAGCGCCTTTACCTTGCAGGCCAATACCACGTACTGGGCGGTGCTCTCCGGGATAAATGACGGGGCGGCCAAGCGATTTCCTCACGGACCCGCCGCCCCGCCCGTTCGACTGGGTCTTTGA